One Deefgea tanakiae genomic region harbors:
- a CDS encoding NADP-dependent oxidoreductase: MMQSTMQAVRQTSYGHRDVLEYGTAPVPSIAADDVLLKVHAAAVNPVDWKIREGYLQAMIPFDMPLTLGWDVAGEVVAVGADVSGWQVGDAVYSRPDISRQGAYAEYVAVRASEIAKKPVSLNWQEAAAVPLAALTAWQALFQFANLQAGEKVLIHAGAGGVGLFALQLAQWRGAEVWTTTSTKNIEFVKAHGANHVVDYTQANFADLRDFDVVFDTLGGEVLANSWQVLKAGGRLVSICDTPDADIAAQHQVVAHFCFVQPSAEQLDQLTDLLNTGVVKVVIDRVYPLADAAQAHERSESGRARGKIVLQVS, translated from the coding sequence ATGATGCAATCAACGATGCAAGCCGTTCGCCAAACAAGCTATGGTCACCGTGATGTTTTGGAATATGGTACTGCGCCAGTGCCGAGCATTGCTGCTGATGATGTATTACTTAAAGTGCACGCTGCTGCTGTGAATCCTGTGGATTGGAAAATCCGCGAAGGATATTTGCAAGCGATGATTCCGTTTGACATGCCGCTCACGCTGGGTTGGGATGTGGCGGGGGAAGTTGTTGCAGTGGGGGCAGACGTAAGTGGCTGGCAAGTGGGTGATGCGGTGTATAGCCGTCCTGATATTAGTCGCCAAGGTGCTTATGCTGAGTATGTGGCGGTACGCGCTAGTGAAATTGCTAAAAAACCAGTTAGCTTGAATTGGCAAGAAGCAGCAGCAGTGCCATTGGCGGCCTTAACTGCGTGGCAAGCTTTATTTCAATTTGCCAATCTGCAAGCCGGTGAGAAGGTATTGATTCACGCTGGAGCCGGCGGCGTTGGCTTATTTGCTTTGCAATTGGCGCAATGGCGCGGCGCAGAAGTGTGGACCACGACTTCGACTAAAAACATTGAATTTGTCAAAGCGCATGGGGCGAATCACGTCGTCGATTACACCCAAGCAAATTTTGCGGACTTACGCGATTTTGATGTGGTGTTTGATACCTTGGGCGGAGAAGTGTTGGCCAACAGTTGGCAAGTACTCAAAGCGGGGGGGCGACTGGTTTCGATTTGCGATACGCCCGACGCAGACATTGCAGCTCAGCATCAAGTTGTCGCGCACTTTTGCTTTGTGCAACCGAGCGCTGAGCAATTAGATCAGTTAACTGATTTACTCAATACTGGCGTAGTCAAAGTGGTGATTGATCGCGTGTACCCACTGGCGGATGCTGCGCAAGCCCATGAACGCAGCGAAAGTGGTCGTGCTCGCGGCAAAATCGTGTTGCAAGTAAGCTAA
- a CDS encoding lamin tail domain-containing protein — MHTPRALLVLATSIVITACGGGGGGGTTTPATTPTPSPYTPPAADVVSAEVVKQTAVAIPMVAGALIISEVSSGAAVGDHWIEIYNPNSVAVDINGARLRSSSNFGSSEFVLPSTVIPAKGYIVVAAKSARNLVSSHQIAFVDSGIQLPFWNANGFVELFDPISNVTIDFVRFGTNTTPPKTSTAWTGVNAPALPVTFGSSLVRPVARINNITKSALDFELASFITPAGPNDVPANTSDADNDGIPDSAEVPGGTFAGLNLYAMGARAGVRDIFIELDYMSSTDEGVKPRPEALKKVVDAFARKGIAVHFDAGANFTDYNLGNTQSVLPFTSCLDLGDPKIGCADVYALKAKYFDLRRQPIFHYGVSGYEAVAGSGFAGLAEISGNDFNITLGNLQLSASNSRNKNFLINQQASTLMHELGHNLGLRHGGFENNNYKPNYVSIMNYLYNTGLPPNLTSSNAGQRWYIENGMKGLSICSDSVEANMCSDSFIIDFSDGSSKNLDEAALFESDLLGRGSNPGAFIDWNKDNQFTSSGLSLNIDAPDNFSKTVLKDYNDWQNLTLAFSREASGARGLRLNNLHTQPEIHLLNDRQPVAHEMPIGKKAP; from the coding sequence ATGCATACACCTCGTGCACTTCTTGTCCTTGCTACGTCGATTGTCATAACTGCCTGCGGTGGAGGTGGAGGTGGCGGCACAACGACTCCTGCGACCACGCCCACACCAAGCCCCTATACGCCACCTGCGGCAGATGTGGTTAGCGCTGAAGTAGTAAAGCAAACAGCAGTCGCCATTCCGATGGTGGCTGGCGCACTCATCATTAGTGAAGTTTCTAGTGGGGCGGCTGTTGGTGACCACTGGATTGAAATTTATAACCCAAACTCAGTCGCTGTTGATATCAACGGCGCAAGACTGCGCTCCTCCAGCAATTTTGGATCTAGCGAGTTTGTATTACCAAGTACGGTCATTCCCGCAAAAGGTTACATTGTTGTTGCGGCCAAATCGGCGAGAAACTTAGTCTCTTCACACCAAATTGCATTTGTCGACTCGGGAATTCAATTACCGTTCTGGAATGCAAACGGTTTTGTTGAGTTATTTGATCCAATTAGCAATGTTACTATCGACTTTGTGCGATTTGGGACGAATACAACACCACCTAAAACATCTACAGCATGGACAGGCGTGAACGCTCCAGCGCTGCCAGTGACTTTCGGCAGCAGCCTTGTTCGTCCAGTGGCTCGTATCAACAACATCACTAAATCAGCACTCGATTTTGAATTAGCCAGCTTTATCACACCAGCGGGCCCTAACGATGTCCCTGCGAATACAAGCGATGCCGATAATGATGGTATTCCCGATTCTGCTGAAGTACCGGGCGGAACATTTGCGGGGCTTAATCTGTACGCAATGGGTGCACGAGCAGGGGTTCGAGATATTTTCATCGAGCTGGACTACATGAGTTCAACCGACGAAGGGGTTAAACCACGCCCAGAAGCTTTGAAAAAAGTGGTTGATGCCTTTGCCCGTAAAGGCATTGCCGTTCACTTTGATGCTGGCGCTAATTTCACTGACTACAATTTGGGTAATACACAATCCGTACTCCCATTTACCAGCTGCCTCGATCTGGGCGATCCTAAAATAGGTTGCGCTGATGTCTATGCACTGAAAGCCAAGTACTTCGACCTGCGCCGTCAGCCGATTTTCCATTATGGGGTTTCGGGTTATGAAGCCGTTGCAGGTTCTGGCTTTGCTGGGCTAGCTGAAATATCTGGTAATGACTTTAATATCACGCTGGGCAATTTGCAGTTAAGCGCCTCAAACAGTAGAAACAAAAACTTTCTAATTAATCAGCAAGCGTCAACGCTAATGCATGAGTTAGGGCACAACCTTGGCTTACGTCATGGCGGGTTTGAAAACAATAATTACAAACCAAACTACGTAAGCATCATGAACTACCTCTACAACACAGGCCTACCACCAAATCTGACAAGCTCAAATGCAGGGCAACGTTGGTACATTGAGAATGGCATGAAAGGTCTTTCTATTTGCTCGGACTCAGTCGAAGCAAATATGTGCAGCGATAGTTTCATTATTGATTTTTCTGATGGCAGCTCAAAAAATTTAGACGAAGCCGCTCTCTTTGAAAGTGATTTACTCGGACGTGGCAGCAACCCAGGTGCCTTTATTGACTGGAATAAAGACAATCAGTTCACCAGTTCAGGGCTCTCGCTTAATATCGATGCTCCAGATAATTTCAGCAAGACGGTGCTCAAAGATTACAACGATTGGCAAAACTTGACCTTGGCCTTCTCACGTGAAGCCAGCGGTGCACGTGGTCTGCGTCTAAATAACCTCCATACGCAGCCGGAGATTCATTTACTCAATGATCGCCAACCTGTTGCCCATGAAATGCCAATAGGGAAAAAAGCCCCATGA
- the rlmD gene encoding 23S rRNA (uracil(1939)-C(5))-methyltransferase RlmD, whose translation MTKPASRPNPIATVESLDHEGHGVARYEGKTIFIDGALPFETISFSSYRKKPTFENAQAIIIHNESFMRVKPKCPHFGVCGGCSMQHMEFGAQVAAKQRILEDNLQRIGKVTAEAMLPAIYGTPWGYRSRGRLSARYVAKKEKVLVGFHERRSGFIADMSECHVLPKSMSDQLLPLRDLISSLSIVNDMPQIELAVGENVTVLVFRIMTEISENDAALFKAYADQWKVQIWLQPKGPDSAYPFYPLDAPALTYSLPEFGIEMPFKPTEFTQVNYGINRVMVERAMKLLDPQKDELIADMFCGLGNFTLPIARSGAKVLGMEGSQQLVERALEGAKHNHLDHLTSYEIANLFEMTEEWLNKLGKFDKMLIDPPRDGAMALCNSISIEHGPKRIVYVSCSPATLARDADILVNIKGYTLKNAGVINMFPHTAHVESIAWFEKE comes from the coding sequence ATGACCAAACCAGCATCCCGCCCTAATCCAATTGCCACCGTAGAATCACTCGACCACGAGGGTCATGGTGTAGCCCGCTATGAAGGAAAAACCATCTTCATCGATGGCGCACTGCCTTTTGAGACCATTTCATTTAGCAGCTACCGCAAAAAACCGACCTTTGAGAATGCGCAAGCTATCATAATCCATAATGAAAGCTTTATGCGCGTGAAACCTAAATGTCCGCATTTTGGCGTCTGTGGTGGGTGCTCTATGCAACACATGGAGTTCGGTGCACAGGTTGCCGCCAAGCAACGCATTTTAGAAGACAATCTGCAGCGCATTGGCAAGGTTACCGCCGAAGCGATGTTGCCCGCGATTTACGGTACACCATGGGGCTATCGCTCACGTGGGCGACTCTCGGCTCGCTATGTTGCGAAAAAAGAAAAAGTGTTGGTTGGCTTTCATGAGCGCCGTTCTGGCTTTATTGCCGACATGAGCGAATGTCATGTCTTGCCTAAATCGATGTCGGACCAACTGCTACCGCTGCGCGACTTGATCTCGTCACTATCAATCGTCAACGACATGCCACAAATCGAACTCGCGGTCGGTGAAAACGTCACCGTACTGGTATTCCGCATCATGACCGAGATTAGCGAGAATGACGCTGCGCTGTTCAAAGCGTATGCCGATCAATGGAAAGTACAAATTTGGCTGCAACCCAAAGGCCCAGACAGCGCCTATCCATTCTACCCGCTTGATGCGCCTGCCCTCACCTATTCTCTGCCTGAGTTTGGTATTGAAATGCCTTTCAAACCAACCGAATTCACGCAAGTCAATTACGGCATCAACCGCGTGATGGTCGAACGTGCGATGAAACTACTCGACCCACAAAAAGACGAGCTCATCGCCGACATGTTCTGTGGTTTAGGTAATTTCACACTACCTATTGCCCGCAGCGGTGCCAAAGTACTCGGGATGGAAGGTAGCCAACAATTGGTCGAACGTGCTCTCGAGGGAGCAAAGCACAATCACCTCGATCACCTGACTAGCTACGAAATCGCCAATCTATTTGAAATGACCGAAGAATGGCTCAATAAACTTGGTAAATTCGACAAAATGCTGATCGATCCGCCACGTGACGGAGCGATGGCGTTATGCAATTCGATTAGTATTGAGCACGGTCCAAAACGAATTGTGTATGTATCCTGTAGCCCAGCCACACTCGCCCGCGATGCAGACATTTTAGTAAATATTAAAGGGTATACACTCAAGAATGCCGGCGTAATTAACATGTTCCCACATACTGCTCACGTTGAAAGCATTGCTTGGTTTGAAAAGGAATAG
- a CDS encoding hybrid sensor histidine kinase/response regulator yields MQLDSVLCLPALLEAETWDQFASTLVAAVRDSFAAKRAYLVLPSDSAASVSIYAEAVVGQRALAFAEPQHPSGFFGVPVEELAWQMREPAVSVRPVSYQMQEIWDVPDEDVVPLYRLILPLLDQDCTQAMLYVELSDVERLQAYLDTAAFRIECEALSGMLKERIGALLYGHDIERDEMTRRMQQSLQRAEEYRELLQKLHQVTLRLTQTTSLDALYHDVVQSAITDLGIDRLGLFTADLNTNEMCGTYGTDNNGDLTNEYWYRTTTPPHQIFRDALAKPGEVMVKEDAAIYYNKVVVGRGWNSLVALYADNTLLGWMAADNFLHRRSLMPYQREVMKLFAAIVSQLIRAKQVQEELRQANERLLQQSNSLAMARDAAEAASYAKSNFLATMSHEIRTPLNGILGFVQLLGNTALNVEQSEYVNNVRKSGDSLVLLVNDLLDFSKIEAGKLELIKAPFELANVIEEAASVMASKAVEARLDLVLELAADLPAWYIGDALRLKQVLINLISNAIKFTEVGGVRIVADCDAEQIRIAVEDTGIGLDSGSSVQLFQRFYQADTGATRRYSGTGLGLAISKSLLELMQGDIQVRSVLGKGSKFVVSLPRQHFTKPRVLVPAGFNQQGILWRGLQGGVASMVLPCLSAAGLQVFTQWPENRQQIDLIICEDTISKELASSHLPVLLLGWQQPEELSSANQFLCKVALSERQLLNTVAGLLGLGNDIAKPLANLSAGTLYRGKVLVAEDNLINQRVVAAFLSKIGCDVVLVTNGHAAIAAANAEAFDLVFMDWQMPEMDGLTATRILRSQAQTRSLPIIALTANAFEHSENECLAAGMDGFLAKPLDLIKLKGIVAQYLPEQSAVCVL; encoded by the coding sequence ATGCAACTAGATTCCGTTTTGTGTTTACCTGCTTTGCTCGAAGCTGAGACGTGGGACCAATTTGCATCGACCTTGGTGGCCGCCGTTCGAGATTCCTTTGCAGCAAAAAGGGCTTATTTGGTTTTACCGAGTGATAGTGCAGCATCCGTCTCGATTTACGCAGAAGCGGTGGTGGGTCAGCGCGCACTGGCGTTTGCCGAGCCGCAACATCCATCTGGATTTTTTGGTGTTCCCGTCGAAGAATTGGCTTGGCAGATGCGCGAACCGGCGGTTTCGGTGCGGCCAGTTAGCTATCAAATGCAAGAAATCTGGGATGTGCCGGATGAAGATGTGGTTCCTTTATATCGGCTGATTTTGCCTTTACTCGATCAAGACTGTACGCAAGCGATGCTGTATGTCGAGCTCAGTGATGTTGAGCGTTTACAAGCTTACCTTGATACAGCGGCATTTCGAATTGAGTGTGAAGCGCTTTCAGGGATGCTGAAAGAGCGGATTGGCGCTTTACTGTATGGGCATGATATCGAACGCGATGAAATGACGCGCCGGATGCAGCAAAGCCTGCAGCGTGCCGAAGAATACCGTGAGTTGCTGCAGAAATTGCACCAAGTGACCTTGCGTTTAACGCAAACGACGAGTTTAGATGCGCTTTACCATGATGTAGTTCAGTCGGCGATTACGGATTTAGGTATTGATCGCTTAGGTCTATTTACTGCCGATTTAAACACCAATGAAATGTGCGGCACTTACGGTACTGACAATAATGGTGATCTGACAAACGAATACTGGTATCGCACGACGACACCACCGCACCAAATTTTCCGTGATGCGCTGGCAAAACCGGGCGAAGTGATGGTGAAAGAGGACGCGGCGATTTACTACAATAAGGTCGTTGTCGGGCGCGGTTGGAATTCGCTGGTTGCGTTGTATGCCGACAATACGCTGCTCGGCTGGATGGCGGCAGATAATTTCTTGCATCGCCGCAGTTTGATGCCTTATCAGCGTGAAGTTATGAAACTGTTTGCGGCCATCGTGTCGCAGTTGATTCGTGCGAAACAAGTTCAAGAAGAGCTACGGCAAGCGAATGAGCGCTTGTTGCAGCAAAGTAATTCACTGGCGATGGCGCGCGATGCTGCTGAAGCTGCGAGTTATGCCAAATCCAATTTCTTAGCCACGATGAGCCACGAAATTCGTACGCCACTCAATGGTATTTTGGGTTTTGTGCAATTGCTAGGTAATACCGCGCTGAATGTTGAGCAAAGCGAATACGTCAATAACGTACGCAAGTCAGGTGACTCGCTGGTGCTGCTGGTTAATGACTTACTCGATTTTTCAAAAATTGAAGCCGGCAAGTTGGAATTGATTAAAGCGCCGTTTGAATTGGCCAATGTGATTGAAGAAGCTGCTTCTGTGATGGCTTCCAAGGCGGTTGAGGCACGGCTCGATTTAGTGCTGGAATTGGCAGCAGATCTGCCCGCTTGGTATATCGGTGACGCATTGCGCTTAAAGCAAGTGCTGATTAATTTAATTTCCAATGCAATTAAGTTTACTGAAGTCGGCGGCGTGAGGATTGTCGCCGACTGTGATGCAGAGCAGATTCGAATTGCAGTCGAGGATACTGGGATTGGGTTGGATAGTGGTAGTTCTGTGCAGTTATTTCAGCGCTTTTATCAAGCAGATACAGGCGCAACGCGGCGCTATAGTGGCACGGGCTTGGGCCTTGCGATTTCTAAGTCATTACTCGAATTGATGCAAGGCGATATTCAAGTTCGCTCGGTGCTGGGTAAAGGTTCTAAATTTGTTGTGAGCTTACCAAGGCAGCATTTCACCAAACCACGAGTCTTGGTACCAGCAGGCTTTAATCAACAAGGCATTTTGTGGAGAGGCTTGCAAGGGGGCGTTGCCAGTATGGTGCTGCCGTGTTTAAGTGCGGCAGGTTTACAAGTATTTACTCAGTGGCCAGAAAATCGCCAGCAAATCGATTTAATCATTTGTGAAGACACCATTAGCAAAGAACTGGCGAGCTCTCATTTGCCCGTTTTGCTACTGGGTTGGCAGCAGCCAGAAGAGCTGAGTTCGGCGAATCAATTTTTATGCAAAGTGGCTTTGTCTGAACGGCAGTTACTTAATACTGTGGCAGGTCTGCTTGGCCTTGGTAATGATATTGCGAAACCCCTTGCAAATCTGTCTGCCGGAACGCTGTATCGTGGCAAGGTGCTGGTGGCGGAGGATAATTTGATCAATCAGCGGGTCGTCGCTGCCTTTTTAAGCAAAATTGGTTGCGATGTCGTGTTAGTGACCAACGGCCATGCAGCAATCGCTGCAGCAAATGCTGAAGCTTTTGATTTGGTCTTCATGGATTGGCAAATGCCAGAAATGGACGGGCTGACTGCAACGCGTATTTTACGCAGCCAAGCACAAACTCGATCTTTACCGATTATTGCGCTGACCGCCAATGCCTTTGAGCACAGTGAAAATGAATGCCTTGCCGCTGGGATGGATGGGTTTTTAGCCAAACCTCTCGATCTGATTAAGCTTAAAGGAATTGTTGCTCAGTATTTGCCTGAGCAAAGTGCAGTTTGCGTCTTGTGA
- a CDS encoding glycoside hydrolase family 19 protein, which translates to MSQINRWMLAAIPAAICSIQVMAAPAWNSATAYSGGQTVTYAGQDYKAKWWTQNNVPGTEQWGPWELVGSGTATPAPTTAPTLAPTTAPIITAAPTTKPTTAPTPVAGNCGSEWNSATAYQGGQRVVYNNTNYEAKWWVQGTAPSSTDLWGPWKNLGACSGGGTQPTASPVVTVAPTATPKPTATPVVTIAPTATPKPTATPVVTITPTATPSSTPVVTVAPTATPIATATPVATSTPVVAAYKPQITYIAAPAGYPTDAQFKAAEQALYSQAGADSSTIDRIRDALQVRPDAVVDAVVVGAAGNPDNVKRVERVLSRAKFDYFFPVRNVKYTYENLLKGVAKFPAYCATYADGRDSDLICKKLLATSFAHFAQETGANWPALTPATARGYADQNNAVLATMDQNTAIPTFRQGLWFLREQGMQEGSGTGGYQDCFNGAGGSIFSIFYPCGKNAKGEYFSYFGRGSKQLSWNYNYGPFSKSLYGDVNVLLDNPGLVADTSLNFASAIWFAVYPQSPKPPMTWVIDGTWKPNQVDIANGMAPGFGATTYIINGGIECGKGSEVSQSLNRIAAYKEFTKELGVDITGEQLTCGSSKGFTNGSAAATKTYLDKGWNYNANNPGGVSWSCQLATYQTPFSLATPGDYKACVDYFFRGQVKFNGQVVVDNTK; encoded by the coding sequence ATGTCACAGATAAATCGTTGGATGCTCGCGGCAATTCCCGCTGCAATCTGCTCAATTCAAGTCATGGCTGCACCTGCTTGGAATAGCGCGACCGCCTACAGCGGCGGCCAAACCGTCACCTACGCAGGCCAAGATTACAAAGCCAAATGGTGGACGCAAAACAATGTACCGGGCACCGAGCAATGGGGCCCGTGGGAACTCGTTGGCAGTGGCACAGCAACGCCTGCACCTACGACAGCGCCTACCTTAGCGCCAACAACAGCACCAATCATCACTGCCGCGCCAACCACAAAACCAACAACGGCACCAACACCAGTCGCTGGAAACTGTGGTAGCGAATGGAATAGCGCCACAGCCTACCAAGGTGGCCAACGCGTGGTGTATAACAACACCAATTATGAAGCTAAATGGTGGGTGCAAGGCACTGCACCGTCATCAACAGACCTCTGGGGTCCATGGAAAAACTTGGGCGCTTGCTCAGGTGGTGGCACACAGCCAACAGCAAGCCCAGTTGTGACTGTTGCACCAACAGCTACACCTAAGCCAACAGCCACGCCAGTCGTAACGATTGCGCCAACAGCTACACCTAAGCCAACAGCAACGCCAGTCGTAACGATTACGCCAACCGCAACACCAAGTTCAACACCAGTCGTAACAGTTGCACCAACAGCGACACCAATTGCAACTGCGACTCCAGTAGCAACATCAACACCCGTTGTTGCCGCTTACAAGCCACAGATCACTTATATCGCAGCACCAGCGGGCTACCCAACGGATGCGCAATTTAAAGCGGCCGAGCAAGCACTTTACAGTCAAGCAGGCGCAGACAGCAGCACCATCGATCGTATCCGTGATGCATTGCAAGTTCGCCCTGATGCCGTGGTAGATGCCGTAGTAGTTGGCGCAGCAGGCAATCCAGACAACGTGAAACGCGTTGAGCGCGTTTTAAGCCGTGCGAAGTTTGATTACTTCTTCCCAGTACGCAACGTGAAATACACCTACGAGAATCTACTCAAAGGCGTAGCGAAATTCCCTGCGTATTGCGCGACTTATGCCGATGGCCGTGATTCAGACCTGATTTGTAAAAAACTATTGGCCACGTCTTTTGCTCACTTTGCACAAGAAACTGGCGCGAACTGGCCAGCTTTGACGCCTGCAACTGCACGCGGCTACGCTGACCAAAATAATGCCGTATTGGCAACGATGGATCAAAACACTGCGATTCCAACCTTCCGCCAAGGCTTGTGGTTCCTACGTGAACAAGGCATGCAAGAAGGCAGCGGCACTGGCGGCTACCAAGATTGCTTTAACGGCGCTGGTGGCTCGATCTTCTCGATCTTCTACCCCTGCGGCAAAAACGCCAAAGGCGAGTACTTTAGCTACTTCGGTCGCGGCTCTAAGCAATTGTCATGGAACTACAACTACGGCCCATTCAGCAAATCACTGTATGGAGACGTCAATGTCTTGCTCGACAATCCGGGCCTCGTTGCTGATACCTCATTGAACTTTGCTTCGGCAATCTGGTTTGCGGTTTACCCACAATCACCAAAACCACCAATGACTTGGGTTATTGATGGCACTTGGAAACCAAATCAAGTGGATATCGCCAATGGCATGGCCCCAGGATTTGGCGCTACGACTTACATCATCAACGGTGGTATCGAGTGCGGTAAAGGCTCTGAAGTTTCGCAATCGCTGAACCGTATCGCGGCCTACAAAGAGTTTACGAAAGAACTCGGCGTGGACATCACAGGTGAGCAACTGACTTGCGGTTCGTCTAAAGGCTTTACGAATGGCTCTGCGGCAGCGACCAAAACCTATCTGGATAAAGGCTGGAATTACAATGCCAACAATCCAGGCGGCGTGTCTTGGTCTTGCCAACTGGCAACCTACCAAACGCCATTTAGCCTCGCCACCCCTGGCGACTACAAAGCTTGCGTGGATTACTTCTTCCGCGGCCAAGTGAAGTTCAATGGTCAAGTGGTGGTTGATAACACCAAGTAA